The sequence CTGTTAAGGCATATTTCCCTTCTATACCTTTCATACCTGCTGATACCATCGTCGCAAAGGCAAGATAGGGATTACACGCTGGGTCAGGTGAACGAAACTCTATCCTGGTGGATTTCTCCTTTCCCGGCTGATACATAGGCACCCTTACAAGTGCACTGCGGTTCCTCCTTGCCCAGCAGATATACACCGGCGCTTCATATCCCACCACCAACCGCTTGTATGAGTTTACCCACTGATTAC is a genomic window of bacterium containing:
- a CDS encoding glutamine synthetase, with amino-acid sequence NQWVNSYKRLVVGYEAPVYICWARRNRSALVRVPMYQPGKEKSTRIEFRSPDPACNPYLAFATMVSAGMKGIEGKYALTEPLERDVYHLTEEEMKQLGVECLPGSLIEAIEVAEGSQLLKETLGEHIFTNLIAAKKIEWDEYRKQVHEYEIKTYLPVL